The Tamandua tetradactyla isolate mTamTet1 chromosome 13, mTamTet1.pri, whole genome shotgun sequence genome segment GCTTTGTGGGGGTCTTGCCCAGGGCTGTTTCCAGAGAGGGCCAGGAAGAGTTCCAGCCCATCAAAGACATGACTGGGAGACCACTTCTGTTCTGCCATTCCCTGAGTTTTCTGGCAGCAGCCCCTTGCTGGGGAAGATGGGGGAGGAGGGCTAACATGGGTGGTTAATATGGCTCCACCACCCTGGGAAGCTAGGGGTGCAGGTGCTTAGGCTTTGGGTGTCAGAGAGCAGCTCCACTCAGGCTTGCAGACAGAGCTGGGGTTGCAGGGGAGCCACACGGGAGCAGGGGGCTGCTGGGACCAGAGGCCTTCCGCAGCAAGGGCACAGGGGAGGGTGCAGGCTTGAGTCAGTGACCCAGGATCCAATTCTGACCCTTCTCTGTACTATTTATCTGACTCCAGGCAGTGATGACACCAGGGAACATTTAGGCAGGAGGGGGCAGACACTTTGCCTATGTcgtctcatttagtcctcatacCCTTCCTGCGACAATGAGCTTCCTTGCATCCTTCGAGAAGCCTGACTCCTAACCACAGCCCTCTTACCTTCGCTCAGCTGATTCTGCCTCAAAAAAATGAGACCAATTGCCCCAGTTAGGGTAGAAGTTAAAATGAGAAGAAGCAGTGTAAAGGGCTCTGACATGTACTCAGCAAGTGGGGGTTCCCTTCCCTCAGCCCCCACTCAACTCCCCAGCTCCCTTTTCTTTTAACTCATAGGCAGAGTCCTACCATGTAGGACTACAGGGGGTGGAAGGAACTATTCTTTTCCACAGCCTTTTTCTCCTTaggccctgctccctgctgccccACTCTGGCCAGATTCAGTCCTGCAAGCCCATTCCCTTCACACCTCTGCTTAGTCCCTATAGCCAGCACACATACCCCCTCTTCCAGGCAGCCTCCCCAGACCACTCCCAGCTGTTGAGAACTTGCTGTCTTCTCCTCCTCTCTCATCCTTCCCTGCTTCTTTCTCAGGACTCCCAGAGGGTGGGGACCAGGTTGTCCCCTTGCCCCATAGCTCCTGGATAGGGTGGCCTGGTATGTCAGTTTAGGGAGTCAAAATTCTCTTGCATTCAcatcctggctctgctacttaACGTTTTGACAACCGGGCCATGCCTcagccctctctgagcctcagtttcttcaactgcaAATCCGACATGTCACCTCAAGGCGGTTATAAAGCAATGAGGCGCCTGCCAACAGCCCACCTCAGAAGGGGCCATGAGAATTGTTGCTCTCAGCCTGCGCTGTGCCTCCTGGGCTCAGGGGACGGCGGGAGGGAGGCCGGCCCCTCGCTCTGACCACCTGCCCAGGCCTCTGCTGAGCACCGAGGACCGGGTGGCCCGCAACTGCCCGTGGATGGCTGCACGCCTGTTACCTACCCTCCTAGGGGTCCAGCACCTGGGGCCTTCCCTCGGAGAAGGCTCGTCTGATACATCTGAGCCATCTCCCTCAGGGTCTCTGCCGAGTACAGGCCAATGGGGTTGTTATACAGCCGCGGCTGCCTCGAGCCCGGCAGGACTCTCGGGCCCTCCGGGCTGGCCTGGGCTCCCGGGCTGCCCTGTGGAGGGGAGGGGTCGGAGGTCTCCGTGGGTGAGGAGAAGACCGAGGtctgggagaaggaggagctaaAGGTCTGCCTGAGCTCCGGGGTGCCCGGGCCGGGCCTCGCCTCGGGGCCGGGACTGGCCACCAGGCTGCCGTTGGTGTCCGGAGCAGGGTCCTGGCACGGGGCAGCGCCATGcggggagagagaagagagctgTTAGAGGCCACACGCGCCCCAGCCCTCCCCCTAAGGGCACCTGCAACAGAGGGGTTAGATCGAGCACCCAGCAGCCTGGAGCTCCCTGCCCAGAGCTTGGAGAGGCAAGAGGGCAGCACCGAGGTCTGCAGCGAGGAGTGGGGACCCAAGCGGCCTCAGGCCCCCAAGGCTGGTTCCCTCCTGTCTGAAATGCAAAACCTCACATACCCCAAGCCAAGCAGAACTGGAGGAAGGAGGCTACTGAGCTTGGGGGCTGGTCTGTCTGCTCCCCTTCCCCGGAAAAGGGGCACCCTGGGGACAGAGCCTGGCTTTCCGCTCTACTGTCCCATGAACCTGGAGAGACTGGCCCACGAGCTCCGGCTCCCCTCCCTTGGGAAACCTAAGCATTTTGACCCTCCTGGGCTGACTGAAGCCAATTAAGTAGTGGCCTAATGTTTGGTTCCCTCTGTCTGCCTCTGCAACCCGCCCCCCCGAGCTGCTTAATCTGTTTCCCAGCCCAGTCCCAAGTCGACCTCTtctgtcctccccaccccacccccacaagcCCTGTCCCCCCAGGTCTCAACTGACAGAGAAGCTCCACGGGGGCTCCCATCTTTTCAGCCCTTCCTCCACCCTGCCCATGGCCCCAGCGCCTGCCTGAGGTCTTGCGGGGAGTGGTGGTGAGTGGGCTAGAGGCTGTGCAGGAAAcaggggtggggttggggctggCGGCTTAGGGGGAATGGGGACGACAGGGTGCTGACAGGGAATGGGGCCTGGCTCTGCCTTCTTGGCCACCCTGGACAGTCTTCCAGTTGGGCCCCAGGGCATGCAGGTGAGAGGCACAGGTGGGCAAAGGGAAATCAGAGGGAAAGATCCTGGGGGTAGGTGGGGAGGATGACCCTTCTCCAGAGCAACTCTGTCCAAACTGGCTTCCCCTCCACACAGCTGTGAGACCCAAGGCACCCCTTACACTCAGAGCTTTCCTGGTGGGGCTCAAATGCTCTCTCCCCAAGGCCCTTGTCCACCTCCCCAAGGTCAGCCATGGCAAGGCAGTTCCCGCTGCCTCATCTCAGTGGGGTCATCCAAGGGCATGGGCGGGGCAGGCCGGTGGCTGGGCTCCAGAAAGCACGGCCTTGAGTGGACCCCACCGCCAACCGTTAGCACCTACCTTCTGGTGGGGAATCACCGGCAGAGGAGACTGGATAGGAGGTGCTGTTGTAGAGATGGGAAGGGGACGCTTGGACCTGAAGAGCCAGAAATGGGGCCAAGTGAGGGGGGAGCCACTGGGCCTTCTTAGCCCTTACCAGGAGCTTCTGCCCAGGCAGGGCTGGACCATGGGGGGAGCCAGGGTGGCTGGGTCAGAGGGCCTGAGACCCAAGCATCTGCTCTCAAGGGCTAGACCTCCCCTGGACAGGCGCCGGTCCGACCAGGATGGGGTGTCAGCACCTATGGCCCTCTGCTATGTTCTGGGAGGCAGAATATGGGCGTGGGAGCCAGAATTTCCTGGCTTCCAGCCCTGCTCGCCACTTACTGGCATGTAATGCCCCAgctcatctctctgagcctcgcCTGTAACATGAGGCAGTAACATCCAGACACAGGCATAGCGCGTGCCAGGTGAGGACTTGGGCTCGGTCCTTCCTCTGGGACAGCGGCTGTGCATACTCTAGCAGATGGTCCCCTAGCACAGGGCTGGGCTCCTGTGACTGCTGCCAGACCCTGCCCCCTCCCACAAACCCCAGATGCCCACCCAGAAGCCCTCCCACCCCTGCTCTGGAGAGCTCCCACCTACTTCTGCAGAGTGAGGCTCAGGTTGTAGCTGGCAGATTTGATCTTGTTCTGGGCCTCCAGATGGGTCATGGTGTCTGTGTTGACCCCATCGATGGCCACCACCAGATCACCTTGGCTGATCTGAGACTGGGCTGCCTTGCTGCCTGGCGTGATCTGAGAGCACAGGAGAAGAGCCATGAGCACAAGGCAGGTGGTCCAGAATCATGGGTGGGTCTTCAGGCAAGGGGCACCAGCATCACTGGGTAGGTTGAGGCTGGGCATTCGGTCCTTCATCCGCTGTGTTCAAAGCCAGCTTCTTCCTGGCCCACAGCTGTCCTGTGTCTCATAAAACTGCATCTAATGTGACCATGGAATGAGCTCTGGCTCGTGGAATGTGTGTGGGATCAATGTGTGTCCACTCCAGTCTGCTCCTTGTGGCTCTCCTCCATGCTGTCTCTGCTTGTCAGTTTGACAGAGGGCTGACAGGAGGACAGCAGAGCCACTGGTGGGGAGGGGCTTGGATTCTGGGGTCACCGCTTGGAGGTCACCTTCACCTGGCAAACCACTGGAGCACTTTCCAGGCTCCAGGAGAGAGGGACCACTCAGGAGATGCTTCCTGGCCAGTAGGCAGGATAAATGCACCCACACAGAAGCATCACAGTGGAAGATGCTTGCTGAAGCAGGCATCAAGGGCTGAAGGAGCTGTCAACCCTGCTGGGAGGGGAGCAGAAGAGCCCACAGACAATGGCAAGGCTAGGGCTCAGTGCTCTGTGGTCGACTTCATACTTCCATAAAGGGAGAATGCAGGTGCAGGGACCAGTTCCCAAATCCTGTACCCCAATGACATCCCAGAATGTTAGAGCCTGGAGGTGTTGACCCCCTGTCATCGCACAGAAGGCCATGGAGAATCACCCCAGGAACACATGGAGGGTCAGGAACACCAGGCTCCTGGGGACACTACGTAGAAGTGTTCCACTCTCAGCGGCATCACACTCAATGCCAAATTCTTCACAGCCGGCCCCCAGAGATATCAATTCCCAACTGGGGGGGCCAGGCCCCCCCATGAAATCTCATGAAATGTAAAATTCTAGAAGGCCTGGTGGCATGACCTAAAATGGCTTGATGGCGCACCCCTGGTGACATTACATGGAATGTGATGAAGCCCCGTTCCTAAATATATCTCATGGAATGTCATGGAAACTCTGGCTCTAACCCCATGATATCAAGTGAAGCCCGTGGAGGCCCCGCCCCCAGTGACATCACAGGAGAGATCTAGgagtcccccaccccaccccccagctgtGATCAGAAGGTGTCCTTTGGCTTTTCTTCCCCAACATGCCCACCAGCTAGTTCCTCTGGCTTCTCTGGGTACACCCCAGTCACCTTTCTGGCTCCACCCCAGGGACAAGGGTGTCTGCTAAGGCTGGCAGAAGCCAGTTGCTGGCTAAGGGCTGGGGACCAACCCAGAAGGTGCCAGAGAGGACTCAGGATGGTCCCAAACTCTGAGCACCGAGCATAGGTGGCCCTGGGCTTGCCAGTACAGGAAAGGAGCCTCCTGCCAGGCCCCTCCTCATCCGTGGTGATTCCAGGCTCAGGCCAAACTGAGGGTACCTGGCACCTACCAGTTCCCAGGCCGCTTCCAGATCTGTTCCAGAAGCTAAGCCCAGGGACAGAACGGTCTCCATGTAAGTGCACCAGCCCTGCCCTCCGCTAGGCTGGGGAGACCAGCAAGACCAAGAGAGCCCAGCAGGCAGTTATCATTACCCGCTTCAGCTCTAGGGGCTGAGGGGCCTTTGTCCACACTGGCCACCCGGTGCTCAGAGCTCCTAGCCTGTCCCCATTGAGACAAGGCAAAGACTGCAGAGAAACAAACATCTAGAATGCCAGCATACCACGTCATCTGGTTTGCAAAGCCAGGCCACAGAGGGGCATCTCAGAACAacctgggatttttaaaaatgcacagttCTTACCCCAAAATTCATCACCATAGACAGTGTGTACTAATGACAGGAGTAGGTTGCTTCTTTTTAGGGTAGTAGTTGAGCAAAGAGTAAATACTCTGATCTGCGAGGGGACCCCTTGGGGCAAGCTGAGCTGGCCAGCCAGGCCTGTCCTACAGAAAATGACCTTTCCATACAACTTCTGGCTTCAAGGGCAGACCCATGTTATCCCCAACATTTCGttgtaaacattttcaaacatcaaAAAAGGGGAAGGGATTTTCCAGTGAACACCCAAATACCTACTACTGCAGCTCTGTCAGTAACATTCAGTGGAACTTGCCCCGTGATGCATCCATCCCTCTGTCTATCCCTCAGTCCGTCTTATTTTTGAAGCATTTCAAAGAAAGTTGAGGAGGCCAGTATGCTGCTGTTCAGGGTGGACTGTGCCATGCCTCTACTGTCCTGCTGGGCCCCATGGCTCCCTCCACGCTAAGACTCCTCCTGTAGTAGGGCACCCCCTTCAGCAGGGGCCCCCCTCAGTGGGGCCTCCCCCACCGTAAGGTTCCCCCTACCGCAGCTCCATCCCCACAGCAGAGCTACCTGCTCAGGAGGACCCCCCTTCTCAGTAGGACCCCCCCAAGTAAGGGTTCCCCCACAGCAGGGCCCCCCAGTATGGCTCCCCACTCAGCCTGGTTCCCCCTAGATGCTTTACTCATCTCCAGAGGAAGGGGTCATCACTCTGCAGCAGGGAGCCTCAGTGGAGGCAGCTGCAGACCCCTCCAGCAGTACTGCCCCCAGGCAGGACGGGGCAGCGTCCAGGAGATTGTGGATGGCTGAGTGAGCAAGGACACCAGAATGACGTCCAAGAGAGGCTGGGCCAGATCTGCTGGAGCCGACTGCAGGGCGTCGGGACGTCCTCCATGGACCTGCCGTGGCAatgtccccaccccccaccctcccaggTACCGGTCACACTGATGCCAATCCTTCCTGCTGCACCTCTGGCCCTTCCCCGGGCCCAGTCCTGCCCTGCTCCCCTTATTCCTCCGGTGGGGGCTGATCCTCGTTCCTCGGGGTTGGGGGGCTCAACCTTCCCGGGCTCCTGAAGGGGAGCCGCCAAGCTGGCGCCCCGGGCCCTGGCACTGCTCTCCTTGCACCTGCTCCTGCTTGTCAGAGCTCAGCTGGCCCAGACCTTTGGCTGCCCGGGCCTTTGGCATGGTCCGAaacccctgggggtggggggaagcaggCTCTCCTAGGAGGCAGGGACCCTAAGCAGGCTGCTTGACAGCTCGGCCCTTCCCCCATGCAGGGCGGGCTTGCCAAGGGCCAAAGGGTGGGGCCACCCTCGGACCTGCGCCCAGAGCCCAGGCTCAGAGCATCAGCCCAGGATGATGTATCTGAGCATCCCTTGTCTGGCTGGCTGTCCCCCTCTCTCCTTACTTGTTCCAGAAAGGACTCGAAGCCACTAACTCCTTGGAGATTTTGTATTCttgttatttaaaacatttctatcccctctgagcatttaaaaaaaaaaaaatctttttaatgatTGTTTTGTTCCCTCTTTACTTTTTCAGTCTTCCCCAGTCACTAGCCACCTCTTAAGTGGGGGCACCCACCCCTGGGCCGAGCCTGGAGATGCCTCAGGGTGGGGGCACTGCGGTCCTGTGCCAGAAGCTTTCTAGGACGGGCTCAGGGTGTCAGGAGGTCATGTCAGCCCCTGACCCAGAGGAGACCTTGCCTTGCTGCGCCATGGTTTTGGGGAAGCCAAGAGGGGCACAGCTGGGTGCCATGGAACAGCCATGAACAAAGCCACCCATGGTCAACAGCGAGAGCGAGGAGTTTGGTAGGAGCCAGACCCAGGGTCCCCGTTCCAGCTTCCATGTCCTTGTGTATAAAGAGAGTGACATGCTTTTTTCTCGGGATTGCTGGGAGGATTACGGTATTAAATAGGGTATTAGGTGGGAGGGTGCAGAGCAGAGAAAGTTTCAGAGAAGTTCCAAACCAAAGAGGCCCTTAGCACAGGTGTTGATGCGGCCCCTCCCCTCAGGAGGTGCCAGGAGGGCCGTGGGCTGGCAGGTACACTCCCCTGTGCTCTACTGGACCAAGATCCAGCGCTGCTGAGGGTGGGGGTCCCTAGAGGGAGGGGCCTGGGCACCATGGTGGAGGGGAGAGAAATTCTCCTGGGGGGTCCCAGGGAAACCAAGCACCCTCTGGGCTCCAGGGGGCTTCCACACCATCAGCTCCTATTTCCCCAGTCTCCCAGTAGGAGGGAGGGCCCAGTGGGTTTTCTGGCCATTATTCCATTCGGGACTCTGGGGCCGGTGCTCAAGACCAGACGGCCCCTGACTTCCTTTCATTCTAGAGCTGCCAGTGCAGGTATGTGccgggggagggcagggaggtaGCGGATGCTAATGGGGGATGCAGCTTTCAGCATCTCCTTCTCCCAGCCTTCCCAGGCTAACCACCAGGGACTTCCCAAGGAGCCCCAAATGGAAAGCGCATTTTAATAACATCTCATTAAGTTACCGACACTGCTGTGCTCTGCTCTCTTCCCATCTGGCCTCCCCTGGGACCTTGCTGCCTCCTTCATCTTCTTCCTAGAACATCTGTCTCCCCAGGACCCAACTCCCTAGTCCCATCCTGGCAGACAAACAAGTACAGGGTTTCTTCTATCCTTAAAAAGCTGTTCCCTGTTCTTCCAGCCCCCTCCTGCTATGTTTCATCCTTTTTGCCCAGCCAGACATCTCCAAGAAGTGACACACCAGGAGACCTTGTCTCCACTTGCAGTTCCCTCTCACTTAACCATCTGGTTTTAGTACCCACCAGCAGTCTCCCTGCATCCAAAGCTAGGGGTCACTGGTCCCCTCTCTAGCTGACCACACCCTGCTGGAAGCTTTCTCCTTCCCTGGACTTCTGTGCCTCTTgaatttcctctgcctcttctccCAGCCGctgtctctcttttctcctcctaTCTCAGCCCACCGTTTCATCTGTGTCTTGGACGTCACAATAGATATCTCTCGTGGACACTCTGGGGGCACTACAGGGGTACGTGGCAAGGCCCATGCCATGAGTCTTAGGACAGTTCCCAGGTAGAGGTGGTGGCAGGAAGACCAGACTGGTTCCAAAGAGGCTGCGAAGCTGTGTTTGGGGGTGGGAGAGCCTCTGCAAACATGAACAGGCCTCTtgtagagaggggaggggacTTGTGGGAGACTCTTCTACCCTGGAGGGCTGCCCCCAGCAGGGCCCAGCCCACCTTAGAAAACCCCACACTCCTCACACTTGCTAACCCACAAGGCTTTTAGCCTGGGGTTCCCAGGGCTGCCCAGACAGATACCCTAACCCCGTAGCTGGCCCAGGGCTCTCAGGGTTCAAACCCCAGGACCCAGCCAGCCTGATATCCATTCCTTCCAGAGCCCACACCGCGGGTCAAGAACAGCTTGGAGCGCCAAGCGAATTGGGTTCGAGGTCCACCTCCCGTCGGTTGCCTTCCCTCCAGCGTGGGACGGCACCCCCAGCTCTGGGTCCCTGCCCACCTTATCTCCCTGTTCACGGGAGGCTCCGGCCCCACAGGAACCCTCGGGAGGCTTGCCCGACCTTCAGTGTGGCTATAAACAGCTCGGCCTGTCAGCACCGCGAGGCGCTGCCCAAGAAACAGCACGGCGTGCTCCAGCAGCCTCGAAATTTCAGGAATCGCCAGTACAGCTGCCCCCAGAATAGCCTTGGTCTGTCCCCCGACCCCTCCCTGGGAACCCTCTGTCCTCAGCATCCCCACAGAGGCTGGGAAAGTCTGATAACTACTGGAACCAAACAGAGTAGGGGAGCAAGGGGCCTCTGGGCTGGCATCCCAGGGGAGCCTGGCAGGTGGAAGGAGAGCATGGTGGAGGGGAGAAGATCCAAGGGGAGGTGCCCCTGGGGTCCCAGCATTGGCAGAGAAACAGGCCTCTTCTGCGCCCTGGCTACCCCGACCAGCCCCGGAGGGATAGAGGTGTGTTAGAAAGCACTTTCACACCTGTGCTTTCACCAAGgccttatccccattttacaggtgggaaaaCCGAGGCTGAGGGAGGCCACCTGACTTGCCCAAGGTAACACACAAGCTGAGTCTTCCGAAGTCTGAGGCAGTGATGAGATACCATGGGAAAGGCCCCAGACCACTGCCCCACCTCTGGCCTGGcttgttggggtggggggtggggcatagGGCCTGCCCTGAGCCTTCTGAAGTGGCTCCCTCTTCAGccactcccctcctcccccacttcCTGAAGAACTGGCTGGGTCGGGGGAGGGTGGGGTGTGAGAGCAGCTCATGTTGCAGGGCCCTGCTGCACCTGTCCAGGATAAATAAAGGCATTCCCCTCTGCTACCCTCCCAGCCTCCCTCCTGAACCCCCCCTTTTCCTATGGGTCTTCcagctgagacccagagaagggCATGTCTCTTTTGGCCTATGCTTTCAGGGAGACCATCAGGGGCTGCTCCTGCCCGGAAGGTGATGCTGTGGGGCCCGTGGGGTGGGCGCGGGAAGCTGCCACCCCCAGAATGGGCATCCCTATGGGAAGAGCTTGCAGCCCACGCTTGCTGCTGAGTGGTGGGACAGGCCCCTCCACCTAGTCCCTGGGCCAGAGGGACGAGGGGGCAGGCATGGGGTTTGGGGACTGACCATGTCACAGCAGCTGCACCCCCCTGCCATCTTCCGACCGTGAGCAAATGTGAGCCTTTCTGGCCCATTCTGCAGGACATGGGTCATCCTAGCCGTGCCTATCTGGGCACCGCTtttgagaaggaaggaaaggttcCCAGGGGGTGCAGCCCCCGCTGAGACAAAACAGGCTCTGCCTCTGCAAAGTCCCCGCTCAATAGTTCCCCTGGTGCCCTGGGGCAAAGACTCAGGCTGGACACCCCCACTGGACCTGCCCCATGCCCCCTGCAGAAAGAGGGTCAGAGCTGGGTGGGAGTGGGATACCCCAGAGACCGGTGGCCCTGCACCCCCTGGGGGAAAGGGATATTTCTGGTGCAGCAGGGCCCTGAGAGCCCCTAGTAAGAAACACGTCGGTAGGATGGAGGGGCATGCATCTATGGGGTCTGCCTGGTTGGCAGACCCAAGTCTAGAACACTCAAGCCCAGAGGCATTGCCAAGGGGCTCCTAGCCCTGGGGAGGACCCCAGCACCCAGCCCAACCTGATTTCCAGCCTTGGTGATTCCAGGCATTCCCCCAAAGGAGCCAAAAGGCCATCGTGCCCATCCCCCGATGCTTGAGCAGTGGGTTCTATTTTTAAGTCTCCCCTATTCATTGGCTCCGGTGCATCCTAAAGCACCCCTCCCTGCCGGGAGGACCTTCCTTCTACTGTCTAGCTTAAGGCTTCTCTTCCTGAGGTTCCTGGCTAGCTGGGGCCAGGTGCTACATAGGCCCTTGTTGAGGTCATTGGCTATCCTGAGGCCACCAAAGTCAGGAGGGCTCATTCCCCACCCAAACCTGGAGCAGCCAGCACCGGCAGGAGGCCTGGGGGGTGTGGGGTTGGGGGAGTCTCAGTCCCAGGCATGGGAGGCCAGTGGGCTGTGAGGGTCAGGGTGGATGGCCCTCTTCCTTGTACAGGGAAGAGACCTGCAcccatggggtggggggcagtgcagAGTCCTGTGGGAgcagggggaggggtgcatggtgtCCACTGGGCTCAAATGCCCGCATGCCACCAGGCGAGGTGTGCATGGCTCGGGCTTTTCCTTTTTGCCGAGGACCCTGTGGTCTCCAGGGCAGTAGATCTGGTGCGGGGGTAGGATGGAAACTCTGGGTTAGAACATTCCGGATCTCCAGCGGAGGGAATGAGGGCAAGGGTCCGGCCAGTGGCTCAGACATGGTGGGGCGTGGCCTCTGTGGCTGTTGGGAAGCTTCCATGGCACACCTGACTGGGGCTTCTCCTTCTCAGGGGCCTCCAAGTGCTTACAGCAGTTCCACAACCAAGAGTGCTGGGACACTGGTCCCTAAGCCTCTGCGGTGGTGCTTAGGGGCTGCCCACCCGCCCAGGTCCTGCCCCCTCTGCCAAGGCCCTTTCCTGGGGGCCCACCTCTGTGCATCCCCCACCCCGGGTCCTGGAAAAGAAGCTGCCTCCCAGGCCACCAAACTGGACCACCCACCCACCTGTCACAGCCTCGGGACCTCGTCCTTGCCCCTTCGTGTCCAGACCAACACTACCAGGTGCTCTGCCTTGGCcttaaccccacccccaccctgggcaAGATGGGGCCTGTGCTCCCGCCCTGACAGTGCCTTtcttggggtgtgtgtgtatgtccttttatttgacaaatatttatcgagcacctactatgttccaggAGCTAGGGACCCAGCAGTGATGAAAACAATGTCCCTACTCGTACAACACGCACTCTCTGAGTATTCTAGCTTACGatgcctctcccagcttctgcagCACCCACTGGGCAGTGGGAGTGGCTCAGACGGCCTCCAGTGGTCCGTGCCACTCCCCATCAGGCGGCGCTGTCCCCCTGACTACAGACG includes the following:
- the LDB3 gene encoding LIM domain-binding protein 3 isoform X6 encodes the protein MGADEGRYQCGQRCSQLFLGASRLARIRERSRGRAVIASMSYSVTLNGPGPWGFRLQGGKDFNMPLTISRITPGSKAAQSQISQGDLVVAIDGVNTDTMTHLEAQNKIKSASYNLSLTLQKSKRPLPISTTAPPIQSPLPVIPHQKDPAPDTNGSLVASPGPEARPGPGTPELRQTFSSSFSQTSVFSSPTETSDPSPPQGSPGAQASPEGPRVLPGSRQPRLYNNPIGLYSAETLREMAQMYQTSLLRGKAPGAGPLGGSLPVKDLTVDSASPVYQAVVKSQNQPEGEADEWTRRSSNLQSRSFRLLAQMTGTEYMQDPDEEALRRSRERFETERNSPRFAKLRNWHHGLSAQILNVKS